In Halanaerobiaceae bacterium ANBcell28, a genomic segment contains:
- a CDS encoding VanZ family protein produces MKFKKIFAWLAVILWMGLIFYLSSQAAEESRELSIGITQIIANFFETVFPFLEFDINSFHHFIRKAAHFSAYFVLGVLLINAFRISGISMLNCVLSAISLSVLYAVVDEVHQIYVPGRVGDIRDIMIDSVGAIFGISLYVLILKFKKSKS; encoded by the coding sequence ATGAAGTTTAAAAAAATTTTTGCCTGGTTAGCAGTTATTCTATGGATGGGACTTATTTTTTATCTATCGTCACAGGCAGCTGAAGAGTCTAGAGAGCTAAGCATAGGAATAACACAAATCATTGCTAATTTTTTTGAAACAGTTTTTCCTTTTTTGGAGTTTGATATTAATAGTTTCCACCATTTTATTAGGAAAGCTGCTCACTTTTCGGCATATTTTGTTCTTGGTGTTTTACTGATTAATGCTTTTAGAATTAGTGGTATTTCAATGCTAAATTGTGTTTTGTCGGCCATATCACTATCGGTTCTTTATGCAGTAGTTGATGAAGTTCATCAGATATATGTTCCGGGGCGAGTTGGTGATATTAGGGATATTATGATTGATAGTGTAGGAGCAATTTTTGGAATTAGCTTGTATGTTCTTATATTAAAATTCAAAAAAAGTAAAAGTTAG
- a CDS encoding dockerin type I domain-containing protein, translated as MFNLSKSKISFYLILITILITVMLFAISSSTLAADLYGRDLLWNPGLESGIPERAIEANVMDFGALGDGVSNDYAAFRAAIDSLENGGVVFIPEGEYLINDSLRIDDSVVLRGEGVDKTRLLINHSSNAFDVIKYRRGTWHNLEGGYEKGSRELYLKDTSDFEIGVYVEIQQDNDPDIMYTLSQWNTGWAQGAMGQIARVASIDGNKIVLDEPLRLNYDSQFNPIIRTQGFVEYVGFENFTIERIDTSPTYIFYFKNAANSWVKNVHSKFASKGHVYANTVYRLEVRDSFFDDATNWGSGGHGYGVELGYHTTNSLVENNIFRRLRHSMMVHLGANANVFGYNYSIEPKSDGDWMPSDISLHGHYAYHNLFEGNIVQRVVVSDFWGPSGPNNTIIRNRVESEGISIQDSSNYQNIIANELVQDIIDWDTDNRFPHLIDPDTLLIHGNYVQGEIQWDDNIEDHSLPVSLYHDSKPEFYAAMDWPSTGADILNGSNPARERFLGNDISDKEFMLGDVNGDGLIDSRDITILSRYLLSMLDLDEASQRAADLNGDGMINASDLSLLIRYIQGMIDEFPSTI; from the coding sequence TTGTTTAATTTATCTAAAAGTAAAATTAGTTTTTATTTAATTCTAATAACAATTCTAATAACAGTAATGCTTTTTGCTATCTCATCATCAACATTGGCTGCAGATCTATATGGTCGAGATTTACTTTGGAATCCTGGATTAGAGTCAGGAATACCAGAGAGGGCAATTGAGGCAAATGTGATGGATTTTGGTGCTTTAGGTGATGGAGTGTCTAATGATTATGCAGCTTTTCGTGCAGCTATTGATTCTCTTGAAAATGGTGGTGTAGTTTTTATACCAGAGGGGGAATATTTAATTAATGATAGCCTAAGAATTGATGATTCTGTTGTGTTACGAGGTGAAGGAGTAGATAAGACAAGACTTCTGATTAATCATTCATCTAATGCTTTTGATGTGATCAAATATCGTAGAGGGACTTGGCATAATCTTGAGGGTGGCTATGAGAAAGGTTCTAGAGAATTGTACCTTAAGGATACTTCTGATTTTGAAATCGGTGTTTATGTTGAAATTCAGCAGGATAATGATCCAGATATCATGTACACTTTATCTCAGTGGAATACAGGATGGGCTCAAGGAGCTATGGGTCAAATAGCCAGAGTTGCTAGTATTGATGGGAATAAGATAGTTTTAGATGAGCCACTTAGACTTAATTATGATTCTCAGTTCAATCCGATTATTAGGACACAGGGTTTTGTAGAGTATGTTGGTTTTGAGAATTTTACTATAGAAAGAATTGATACTTCCCCTACATATATATTTTATTTTAAAAATGCAGCTAATTCCTGGGTGAAAAATGTTCATAGTAAGTTTGCTAGTAAAGGACATGTATATGCTAATACAGTGTATAGATTAGAAGTAAGAGATAGCTTTTTTGATGATGCAACAAATTGGGGCTCTGGAGGTCATGGTTATGGAGTGGAGCTTGGTTATCATACTACCAATAGTTTAGTAGAAAATAATATTTTTAGAAGATTGCGTCATTCGATGATGGTTCATCTAGGCGCAAACGCTAATGTTTTTGGATATAATTATTCTATAGAACCCAAGTCAGATGGAGACTGGATGCCTAGTGATATATCTTTACATGGTCATTATGCATATCATAATCTTTTTGAAGGGAATATAGTTCAAAGAGTGGTTGTAAGTGATTTTTGGGGTCCTAGTGGTCCTAACAATACAATAATACGAAACCGTGTAGAATCAGAAGGTATTTCCATTCAGGACTCCTCTAACTATCAAAATATTATTGCAAATGAGCTTGTTCAGGACATTATTGACTGGGACACAGACAATAGATTTCCCCATTTAATAGATCCTGATACTTTATTGATTCATGGTAACTATGTTCAGGGAGAAATACAATGGGATGATAATATAGAAGACCACTCTCTACCCGTCTCATTATATCATGATTCTAAACCGGAGTTTTATGCTGCTATGGATTGGCCATCCACTGGTGCAGATATTTTAAATGGAAGCAATCCAGCAAGGGAACGTTTTTTAGGGAATGATATCAGTGATAAAGAGTTTATGCTTGGTGACGTTAATGGAGATGGTTTAATAGATTCTAGAGATATTACTATCTTATCTAGATATTTACTCTCAATGCTTGATTTAGATGAAGCTAGTCAAAGAGCAGCTGATCTTAATGGAGATGGTATGATAAACGCATCTGATCTTTCTCTGTTAATACGGTATATACAAGGAATGATTGATGAATTTCCATCCACTATTTAA
- a CDS encoding glycosyl hydrolase family 28-related protein, with protein sequence MLSPITNTKVSIAILFLFLFYISLSTLGADLYGQDLYWNSGIESRIPDREDEVNVLDFGALGDGYTNDYAAFQSAIDSVSKGGVVFIPEGEYVLNDMLKFDKALTLRGAGENKTQLIIDHNNNGFEIVSDQKGDWYDIISNYEKGSRDLYLKDASAFEVGMYVEIQQDNNPDIMYPNPSGLNWDSEWAQGAIAQIARIVAVDGNKISIDEPLRLNYDSKFNPVIRKQDFIEYLGFENFGLIRRDLSDSYVFYFENVANSWIRNIRSVYGNRAHVHINTGYRIEIRDSRFEMTWGNTNERGVGIELGYHATNCLIENNIFKDLTNSIVLRLGANSNVIAYNYMIDDYSHPSVWFLGHYPNNNLIEGNIMSDIVISEKWGASGPGNTFFRNRIKNLFTIEEASNPQIIIANEIGDKINWDTYYTYPDLIDYDVFLIHANFIGRSIQWDEEIEDYDIPQSLYLDSKPEFFGLMDWPFTGSDKINGSNPARERYYNRDVFNIPKEILLGDLNGDGIIDSLDYILLARHLLGIRDLNPNYLKAADLNADALLDSLDLSILGRCILGHVYTNDIIVELVDSESALPINNAILTIVNYDDLIETAEALGEDGLYKFKDIKLGLGTEFEINISKESYIDTSISMLSQKIAGSEPLSIVDNDSIEMYQEKVIEFEDINLEFLIRSEINKGFGPIYLSDVKGIEILNGWRKGIRSLEGIQFLYNLKNLRLAENYINDLYPISALRKLEELDISANELDDLSPLAELNTLSLLSINDNQLADISPLAGLSNLKLLDFSKNQVLEISSLSKLTALEHLIFHKNKVLDISPLKNLSKLYWLGFSANNVDDISVLLENDFPNLSMLSIMDNLLNFEDSSEDMNKVETLMDKGISIIY encoded by the coding sequence ATGCTTTCGCCTATAACAAATACAAAAGTCTCAATAGCAATCTTATTTCTCTTCCTTTTCTACATTTCCTTATCAACATTGGGAGCAGATTTATATGGACAAGACTTGTACTGGAATTCAGGAATAGAATCTAGGATTCCAGATAGGGAAGATGAGGTTAATGTACTTGATTTTGGAGCGCTAGGTGATGGATATACAAATGATTATGCTGCTTTTCAATCAGCTATTGATTCTGTAAGCAAAGGTGGTGTAGTTTTTATCCCTGAGGGAGAGTATGTCTTAAATGATATGCTAAAATTTGATAAAGCTCTTACCTTAAGAGGAGCAGGTGAAAATAAAACTCAACTTATAATTGATCATAATAATAACGGGTTTGAGATAGTAAGTGATCAAAAAGGAGATTGGTATGATATTATAAGTAATTACGAAAAAGGGTCAAGGGATCTATACCTTAAGGATGCTTCTGCTTTTGAAGTAGGTATGTATGTTGAGATACAACAGGATAACAATCCAGATATTATGTATCCCAATCCATCAGGTTTAAATTGGGATTCTGAATGGGCACAAGGGGCAATTGCTCAGATAGCCAGAATTGTTGCCGTTGATGGCAATAAGATAAGTATCGATGAGCCTCTAAGACTCAATTATGATAGTAAATTTAATCCAGTGATTAGAAAACAGGATTTTATCGAGTATCTTGGTTTCGAAAATTTTGGACTAATTAGAAGAGATTTATCTGATTCTTACGTTTTTTACTTTGAAAATGTGGCTAATTCATGGATTAGAAATATACGTAGTGTTTATGGTAATAGAGCTCATGTACATATAAATACTGGATATAGAATAGAGATAAGAGATAGCCGTTTTGAAATGACTTGGGGTAATACTAATGAACGGGGAGTAGGCATTGAATTAGGCTACCATGCAACAAATTGTTTAATAGAAAATAATATATTTAAAGATCTAACGAATTCTATAGTTCTTCGTTTGGGCGCTAATAGTAATGTTATTGCCTACAATTATATGATAGATGATTATAGTCATCCAAGTGTATGGTTCTTAGGACACTATCCTAATAATAATCTTATTGAAGGAAATATAATGTCTGACATTGTAATAAGCGAAAAATGGGGAGCAAGTGGGCCAGGTAATACGTTTTTTAGAAATCGTATAAAGAATCTTTTTACAATAGAAGAGGCTTCCAATCCTCAAATTATTATTGCTAATGAAATTGGCGATAAAATTAATTGGGATACATATTATACATACCCTGATTTAATAGATTATGATGTTTTTTTAATACATGCTAATTTTATAGGGAGATCAATACAGTGGGATGAAGAGATAGAAGATTATGATATACCTCAATCCTTATATCTTGACTCTAAGCCTGAGTTTTTTGGCCTTATGGACTGGCCTTTTACAGGCTCTGATAAAATAAATGGAAGTAATCCAGCCAGAGAACGATATTACAATCGAGATGTTTTTAATATTCCCAAAGAGATCTTACTAGGAGATCTTAATGGTGATGGTATAATAGATTCTCTTGACTATATATTACTTGCACGACACTTGTTAGGAATTAGAGATTTAAATCCAAATTATTTAAAAGCAGCAGATCTTAATGCTGATGCTTTGCTTGACTCTCTAGATCTTAGTATCTTAGGAAGATGTATATTAGGGCATGTCTATACGAATGATATTATCGTTGAGCTAGTGGATTCAGAAAGTGCTTTGCCTATAAACAATGCCATCTTAACTATAGTAAACTATGATGATTTGATAGAAACTGCAGAAGCTCTGGGTGAGGATGGTTTATATAAGTTTAAAGATATAAAACTAGGGCTTGGCACAGAGTTTGAGATCAATATAAGTAAAGAATCTTATATAGATACTAGCATTTCTATGCTGTCACAGAAAATTGCAGGCTCTGAACCATTAAGTATTGTTGATAATGATTCAATTGAAATGTATCAAGAAAAAGTAATAGAATTTGAGGATATAAATCTTGAATTTCTTATTAGATCAGAGATAAATAAAGGTTTTGGCCCAATATATCTAAGCGATGTGAAAGGGATAGAGATCTTAAATGGCTGGCGTAAAGGAATAAGATCTTTGGAAGGAATACAATTTCTGTATAATTTAAAAAATCTTCGTTTAGCTGAAAATTATATTAATGATCTTTATCCAATATCTGCTCTTCGCAAATTGGAGGAATTAGATATTAGTGCTAATGAGCTTGATGATCTTTCACCTTTAGCAGAGCTTAACACTCTTAGTCTTTTAAGTATTAATGATAATCAATTAGCTGATATTTCACCATTGGCTGGGCTTAGTAATCTTAAATTATTGGATTTTTCTAAGAACCAAGTCTTAGAAATTTCGTCTTTATCTAAACTTACGGCATTGGAACATTTAATTTTTCATAAAAATAAAGTTCTTGATATTTCTCCACTTAAAAATTTAAGTAAACTATACTGGCTTGGTTTTAGTGCTAACAATGTTGATGATATTTCAGTTCTTCTTGAAAATGACTTTCCTAATTTATCTATGTTGTCAATAATGGATAATTTACTAAACTTTGAAGATTCTTCAGAAGATATGAATAAGGTTGAGACTTTAATGGATAAAGGCATAAGTATTATATATTAA
- a CDS encoding C1 family peptidase, protein MIKKKYLFTLIIVLGFAVLIAGCDTIQESIGGETEKGSLVLELNMPPEFTEPQVASVVDLINPDIITITLRKGSKVIIEEFAPNTDLVPFSNLTIGVWEIEVVVTETINNRRYDLFYARDSVKIEADRTSYVPLNLSMVRADIHFYFYNLASELSRASIRITENVNSNNTSYTEVQNISSDFELIEFKNIQANAWDFELEFNFRNGEYKKIIEEKVYVLPGRTLFITINKDSSLGDLKISIDYELPAKAPYNLRASLINDNVYLEWDDYNEDIAGFSVYRSYSETGYKDEVALIRDSFFIDMDVHPGNTYWYWVRSHKANGMSSGFSQPVDITVAQDIVEEKGALKLINSWGPSWGPNQDGSLYLTYDAAIQNETVFFLFKSRVGYEPRALAVFEIEGENRGAWDIAIELDNRKKYFYDGIYKRFVDEHNLNEPAYIQKGGNHPFPDNKIVLDITDLLPFNNETISLKVSNGSSRLGTVKNFSIEIYHDIYNPTIYQSSTPPSYVHSGGTIILSVDGVNASLPDSFRAQSRMNLSNFAKRASIEDFDSLLEQTDNSGSETVDGFGTGLKPITENQLELAVNSGMLRQIDSAKVLSAYTSTNTSIDHSESVHFPPVGNQGSKNSCVAWSMAYYIQTFYKAQEHGWDLSNFDSTMILSPQFAYHLVNDGVDGGASYLDVLQIIENVGVSTWREMPYDVHDHTSWPSEEAFREAPFYRSATSNDDSYFYIKVARSMDDIRSIKNLLDMGYLLSISIDAHQYENLTSSGVWTSQNYRNPAPNHANTVVGYDDNFTAFGM, encoded by the coding sequence ATGATAAAAAAGAAATACCTGTTTACTTTAATTATAGTGCTTGGTTTTGCTGTATTAATAGCTGGCTGTGATACTATTCAGGAAAGCATTGGAGGGGAAACAGAAAAAGGGTCCTTAGTTCTTGAACTAAATATGCCTCCAGAATTTACAGAACCCCAAGTGGCTTCAGTTGTAGATTTAATTAATCCCGATATTATAACTATTACATTAAGAAAAGGGAGTAAGGTTATAATTGAAGAATTTGCTCCTAATACAGATTTAGTACCCTTTAGTAATTTGACTATTGGTGTATGGGAAATAGAAGTAGTAGTAACAGAGACAATAAATAATAGAAGATATGACTTATTTTATGCTAGGGATAGTGTAAAAATTGAAGCAGATAGAACTAGTTATGTTCCACTTAATTTAAGCATGGTAAGAGCAGATATACACTTTTATTTTTATAACCTTGCTTCAGAATTATCAAGAGCAAGTATTAGGATAACAGAAAATGTAAACTCAAATAATACGTCCTATACAGAAGTGCAAAATATAAGTTCAGACTTTGAGCTAATTGAGTTTAAGAATATTCAAGCTAATGCTTGGGATTTTGAGTTAGAATTTAACTTTAGGAATGGAGAATATAAGAAAATTATTGAAGAAAAAGTTTATGTTTTACCTGGCCGTACATTGTTTATTACTATAAATAAAGATTCTTCTCTAGGGGATTTAAAGATATCGATTGACTATGAACTGCCAGCAAAAGCTCCATATAATCTAAGAGCTAGTTTAATAAATGACAATGTGTATTTAGAATGGGATGATTACAATGAAGATATAGCAGGTTTTTCTGTTTATAGGAGTTATAGCGAAACAGGGTATAAAGACGAAGTAGCTCTTATTAGAGACAGTTTTTTTATAGATATGGACGTTCATCCAGGTAATACATATTGGTATTGGGTACGTTCTCATAAGGCAAATGGTATGTCCAGTGGCTTTAGCCAGCCAGTAGATATTACAGTAGCTCAAGATATAGTAGAGGAAAAAGGAGCATTAAAATTGATAAATTCATGGGGACCATCCTGGGGGCCTAATCAGGATGGCTCCCTCTATCTTACTTATGATGCTGCTATACAAAACGAGACTGTTTTCTTTTTGTTTAAATCTAGAGTAGGCTATGAACCAAGAGCTTTAGCTGTTTTTGAAATAGAAGGTGAAAACCGAGGAGCCTGGGATATAGCTATTGAACTTGATAATAGGAAGAAGTATTTCTATGATGGTATTTACAAAAGATTTGTAGATGAACATAATCTGAATGAACCTGCTTATATTCAAAAGGGTGGCAATCATCCATTTCCAGATAACAAAATTGTTCTTGATATAACAGATTTACTTCCATTTAATAATGAAACAATAAGCTTGAAAGTTAGTAATGGAAGTTCCAGGCTAGGAACTGTGAAAAATTTTTCAATAGAAATATATCATGACATTTATAACCCTACAATCTACCAATCTTCAACGCCTCCATCTTATGTACATTCAGGCGGAACTATAATTCTATCAGTTGATGGGGTTAATGCTTCATTGCCAGATTCTTTTAGGGCCCAGTCAAGAATGAATTTAAGTAATTTTGCCAAGAGAGCTAGTATAGAGGATTTTGATAGCTTGCTGGAGCAAACTGATAATAGTGGCAGTGAAACAGTGGATGGTTTTGGAACTGGCTTAAAACCTATAACAGAGAATCAACTTGAGCTTGCAGTAAACAGTGGTATGCTTAGACAAATAGATAGTGCTAAAGTTCTTAGTGCATATACTTCCACTAATACTAGTATTGATCATTCGGAATCTGTGCATTTTCCACCTGTAGGGAACCAGGGTAGTAAAAACTCTTGTGTGGCTTGGTCAATGGCTTATTATATTCAAACCTTCTATAAAGCACAAGAACATGGTTGGGATCTAAGCAATTTTGATAGTACAATGATATTGAGCCCACAATTTGCTTACCATCTAGTTAATGATGGTGTAGATGGAGGCGCTTCTTATCTAGATGTGCTACAAATTATTGAGAATGTTGGAGTATCAACCTGGAGGGAAATGCCCTATGATGTTCATGATCATACATCCTGGCCTAGTGAGGAAGCTTTTCGAGAAGCCCCTTTTTATAGATCGGCTACCAGCAATGATGATTCATATTTTTATATAAAAGTTGCTCGCAGTATGGATGATATAAGGTCGATTAAAAATTTGTTAGATATGGGGTATTTATTAAGCATTTCTATTGACGCTCATCAATATGAAAATTTAACTAGTAGTGGAGTTTGGACATCGCAAAATTATCGAAATCCTGCACCAAATCATGCTAATACAGTAGTTGGATATGATGATAATTTTACTGCTTTTGGTATGTAA